The Papaver somniferum cultivar HN1 chromosome 3, ASM357369v1, whole genome shotgun sequence genome includes a region encoding these proteins:
- the LOC113361017 gene encoding enoyl-[acyl-carrier-protein] reductase, mitochondrial-like codes for MGGIEAYPSNLSPPSLAVVLEQRGSPDEVARVIELSPVEIKENEVCVKMLASPIQPSDINMVQGVYPIEIPFPAVGGREGVGEVYAFGSAVKGLSLGDWVIPMPPSLGTWQTYVVKKESAWHKINKNVPMDLAAVVSVNPLTALLLLDDFAKLNSGDTIVQNGSTSIVGQCIIQLAKLRGVHSINIIRDRAGSDDAKERLKKLGADKVYTESQLQVKDIKSVLGSLPEPALGFNSVSGNSATLVLNFLRQGGTMVTYGGMSRKPITVSTSAFVFKDLTLRGFWLKKMMIPERIQDTKVLVDYLLSLMQVGKLNYELELVPFEKFPMAMDKALGKLGSHPKQILKF; via the exons ATGGGTGGTATTGAAGCTTATCCATCAAACTTATCTCCACCATCATTGGCTGTGGTGCTTGAACAACGTGGTTCACCTGATGAAGTTGCCAG AGTAATTGAGTTATCTCCCGTTGAGATTAAAGAAAATGAAGTATGTGTTAAAATGCTTGCTTCTCCAATTCAGCCTTCTGATATCAATATGGTTCAAG GTGTATATCCAATTGAGATTCCATTTCCTGCAGTTGGAGGGCGCGAGGGTGTTGGGGAAGTATATGCCTTTGGGTCTGCTGTCAAAGGTCTTTCTCTTGGTGATTGGGTCATACCAATGCCTCCTTCACTCG GGACATGGCAGACTTACGTTGTGAAAAAAGAGAGTGCCTGGCACAAAATCAATAAAAACGTACCTATGGATCTTGCTGCTGTGGTCTCTGTGAATCCATTGACTGCATTATTATTGCTAGATGACTTTGCTAAACTTAATTCAG GGGATACTATCGTGCAAAATGGTTCAACAAGTATTGTGGGGCAGTGCATCATTCAGCTTGCCAAGCTTCGAGGAGTCCATAGCATCAATATTATAAGAGACAG AGCTGGGTCAGATGATGCGAAAGAAAGACTTAAGAAACTTGGCGCAGATAAAGTGTATACGGAGAGTCAATTACAAGTGAAAGACATCAAGAGTGTCCTG GGTTCCTTACCTGAGCCTGCACTGGGATTCAACAGCGTTAGCGGCAATTCTGCTACGTTAGTCCTCAATTTTTTAAG GCAGGGAGGCACCATGGTAACTTATGGTGGTATGTCTAGAAAGCCTATTACTGTCTCAACTTCCGCTTTCGTTTTTAAG GATCTTACCTTACGGGGATTCTGGCTGAAAAAAATGATGATCCCGGAAAGAATCCAAGACACCAAAGTTTTGGTAGATTACCTTTTGAGTTTAATGCAAGTGGGAAAGTTAAACTATGA ATTGGAGCTAGTTCCTTTTGAAAAATTTCCCATGGCAATGGATAAAGCACTAGGAAAACTAGGAAGCCATCCTaaacaaattctcaaattttga